A window of Ranitomeya variabilis isolate aRanVar5 chromosome 2, aRanVar5.hap1, whole genome shotgun sequence contains these coding sequences:
- the LOC143809621 gene encoding 4-galactosyl-N-acetylglucosaminide 3-alpha-L-fucosyltransferase FUT6-like: protein MEHHGKTLTYRNAFIILIAQLFLSTIFFSLFNYANRSLVSSKFSYTSIPQETANNTKIILVWTWPFGDVFTLNKCPPYIDFSGCFYTANRSLYSSADAIVMHHRDVCNSRKQLPQMPRPPNQYWVWFNLESPSHSPNLHFMDDLINLTMSYRADSDIFSPYGWLDPNKEGDTFQNHPKTKLVAWAISNWNPGSKRVRYYQELKKFLPVDIYGRQHLPLPRNKHEQTLSQYKFYLAFENSIHEDYITEKLWKNALSFGCVPVVLGPTRKNYERFIPKDSFIHVDDFSTAEELAKYILKLDGDEKAYQQYFSWRSRLHPTRSGGWQTHYCRVCKAIKEAPPNKTISKLGEWYK, encoded by the coding sequence ATGGAGCACCACGGGAAAACTCTGACATACAGGAATGCTTTTATCATTTTGATTGCACAACTGTTCCTCTCAACCATTTTCTTTTCACTCTTTAACTATGCAAATCGCTCATTGGTTAGCAGTAAGTTTTCATACACAAGTATCCCCCAGGAAACAGCTAACAATACTAAGATCATCCTTGTTTGGACGTGGCCATTTGGTGATGTATTTACACTTAATAAATGTCCCCCatacattgatttttctggctgcTTTTATACAGCTAACAGATCATTATATTCCTCCGCAGATGCAATTGTTATGCATCACAGAGATGTTTGTAATTCCAGAAAACAATTACCCCAGATGCCAAGACCACCAAATCAGTACTGGGTTTGGTTTAACTTGGAGTCTCCATCACATAGCCCAAATTTGCATTTTATGGATGATCTTATCAACCTCACAATGTCTTACAGAGCTGACTCAGATATTTTCTCACCTTATGGTTGGTTAGATCCAAATAAAGAAGGAGATACCTTCCAAAATCATCCAAAGACCAAGTTGGTGGCCTGGGCAATAAGTAACTGGAATCCAGGTTCTAAAAGAGTACGCTATTATCAGGAACTAAAGAAATTTCTACCTGTAGACATTTACGGAAGGCAGCATTTACCTCTGCCAAGAAATAAACATGAACAAACGTTGTCACAGTACAAGTTTTATCTCGCCTTTGAAAACTCAATTCATGAAGACTATATTACAGAGAAACTTTGGAAGAACGCATTGTCGTTTGGATGCGTACCAGTTGTTCTTGGTCCTACTCGGAAAAATTATGAACGTTTTATTCCAAAAGACTCTTTTATCCATGTAGATGACTTCTCCACAGCTGAAGAGCTCGCTAAATATATCTTGAAGTTAGATGGTGATGAGAAGGCTTACCAACAGTATTTTTCATGGAGATCCAGACTTCATCCCACTAGAAGTGGTGGTTGGCAGACTCATTACTGCAGGGTGTGTAAAGCAATAAAAGAGGCTCCGCCAAACAAAACTATTTCAAAACTTGGAGAATGGTACAAATGA
- the LOC143809620 gene encoding 4-galactosyl-N-acetylglucosaminide 3-alpha-L-fucosyltransferase FUT6-like: MEHQGKTLTCRNAFIFLIAQLFLSTIFFSLCNYGNRSLISSKFSYTSIPPETANNTKIILVWTWPFGEKFPLNECPPYIDFSGCFYTANRSLYSSADAIVIHRRDVCNSRKQLPQMPRPSNQYWVWFNLESPSHSPNLHFMDDLINLTMSYRADSDIFSPYGWLDPNKEGDTFQIPPKTKLVAWAISNWNPGSKRVRYYEELKKFLSVDIYGRQHLPMPRIKHEQTLSQYKFYLAFENSIHEDYITEKLWKNALSFGCVPVVLGPTRKNYECFIPKDSFIHVDDFSTAEELAKYILKLDGDEKAYQQYFSWRSRLHPFGNTDWQTHYCKVCKALKEAPPTKTISKLGAWYK; encoded by the coding sequence ATGGAGCACCAAGGGAAAACTCTGACATGCAGGAATGCTTTTATCTTTTTGATTGCACAACTGTTCCTCTCAACCATTTTCTTTTCACTCTGTAACTATGGAAATCGCTCATTGATTAGCAGTAAGTTTTCATATACAAGTATCCCCCCGGAAACAGCTAACAATACTAAGATCATCCTTGTTTGGACGTGGCCATTTGGTGAAAAATTTCCACTTAATGAATGTCCCCCatacattgatttttctggctgcTTTTATACAGCTAACAGATCATTATATTCTTCCGCAGATGCAATTGTTATTCATCGCAGAGATGTTTGTAATTCCAGAAAACAATTACCCCAGATGCCAAGACCATCAAATCAGTACTGGGTTTGGTTTAACTTGGAGTCTCCATCACATAGCCCAAATTTGCATTTTATGGATGATCTTATCAACCTCACAATGTCTTACAGAGCTGACTCAGATATTTTCTCACCTTATGGTTGGTTAGATCCAAATAAAGAAGGAGATACCTTCCAAATTCCTCCAAAGACCAAGCTGGTGGCCTGGGCAATAAGTAACTGGAATCCAGGTTCTAAAAGAGTACGCTATTATGAGGAACTAAAAAAATTTCTATCTGTAGACATTTATGGAAGGCAGCATTTACCTATGCCAAGAATTAAACATGAACAAACTTTGTCACAGTACAAGTTTTATCTTGCCTTTGAAAACTCTATTCATGAAGACTATATTACAGAGAAACTTTGGAAGAACGCATTGTCGTTTGGATGCGTACCAGTTGTTCTTGGTCCTACTCGGAAAAACTATGAATGCTTTATTCCAAAAGACTCTTTTATCCATGTAGATGACTTCTCCACAGCTGAAGAGCTCGCTAAATATATCTTGAAGTTAGATGGTGATGAGAAAGCTTACCAACAGTATTTTTCATGGAGATCCAGACTTCATCCCTTTGGAAATACTGATTGGCAGACTCATTACTGCAAGGTGTGTAAAGCACTAAAAGAGGCTCCGCCAACCAAAACTATTTCAAAACTTGGAGCATGGTACAAATGA